One region of Halohasta litchfieldiae genomic DNA includes:
- a CDS encoding DUF6789 family protein yields MNRIAGGILGGATGISVMSLVFLMLEVETREQVQAFDAVARYVGMPGNTFIGFVIFAFVGTVIWPLLFVAIEPSMPFDDPPSNGMILGSVLWIAFFVLGRGDISGPLLAVFAGFTLLAHLAYGFLLGAFYNRFGDSVGSTPNRAQEPDVDGNP; encoded by the coding sequence GTGAACCGGATCGCAGGTGGGATACTTGGTGGTGCGACGGGAATATCGGTGATGTCGCTGGTGTTTCTCATGTTGGAGGTCGAGACCAGAGAACAGGTCCAAGCCTTCGACGCGGTCGCCCGCTACGTCGGGATGCCCGGCAACACCTTCATCGGTTTCGTCATTTTCGCGTTCGTCGGCACCGTCATCTGGCCGCTGTTGTTCGTCGCCATCGAGCCCTCGATGCCGTTCGACGACCCGCCATCCAACGGAATGATTCTGGGATCGGTACTCTGGATCGCGTTTTTTGTCCTCGGTCGCGGCGACATCAGCGGTCCACTGCTGGCGGTGTTCGCCGGCTTCACGCTGCTGGCGCACCTCGCCTACGGCTTCCTGCTGGGGGCGTTCTATAACCGCTTTGGTGACTCCGTGGGGTCGACACCCAATCGAGCCCAAGAGCCCGACGTCGACGGCAATCCCTAA